The window GACCGGCGACTTTGAGGTCGCGGTCGAGGAGGGGGCGACAATGGTCCGAATCGGCCGGGCGATATTCGGGGAGAGGACGCGATGAGGATCGGGATAATCGGTGGCGGCGCAATGGGGGAGGCCATCCTGGCGGCCGTGCTGCGGCGGAAGCTCGCGACGCCGGAGGAAGTGGTCGTCGCCGAGCACCTGCCCGGGCGCCTGGAAGCCTTGAAGGGACGCCACGGCGTGCGCGGCACGCTTGACGCCGCCGACGCCGTCGACGCCGATTACGTGATCATCGCCGTCAAGCCGCAGGAGTTTGACAAAGCCGCCTCGGCCATCGCCGGCAAGCTGCCTCCGGCCGCGACCGTGGTGTCGATCATGGCCGGCGTCTCCGTCGCGCGCATCCGCGAGGCCCTGAAGCACAAGGCCATCGTCCGCACCGCGCCCAACACCCCTGCGCAGGTCGGCGAGGGGATGACCGTCTGGACGGCGACACCGGAGGTGGGCGAGTCGGCCCAGGCCGACGTGGCAGCGATTCTGGACTCGATGGGCCGCCAGCTTTTCGTGCCGGACGAGCGCTACGTGGACATGGCGATCGCCGTCTCGGCCAGCGGCCCCGGCTTCGTGTTGCTCCTCATCGAGGCGATGATCGACGGCGCCGTGCACATCGGCGTCCCCCGCGACCAGGCGACGGAGATGGTCCTGCAGACCTTCGCCGGCACCGCGCGCATGGCCCAGGAGACGGGACGCCATCCTGCCGACCTTAAGAACATGGTGACCTCACCTGGCGGCACGACCACCGAGGGACTGCTCGTACTTGAAGGCGCGGGCGTCCGGGCGGCCCTGATCGAGGCGATTGCCGAGGCTTACAATAAGTCAAAGGCTCTGGGAGGCTAGAAGACCGCGTGATCGGCCTGATCGTTGCCTACGTCGCTTATGTGCTCGTGCTCCTGATCTTCGCGCGCGCCATCATCTCCTGGTTCCCGAACATCGACACGCGCAACCCGCTTGTCGACTTCCTCTTTCAGGTCACCGAGCCTATCCTTGCGCCCATCC of the Dehalococcoidia bacterium genome contains:
- the proC gene encoding pyrroline-5-carboxylate reductase, with amino-acid sequence MRIGIIGGGAMGEAILAAVLRRKLATPEEVVVAEHLPGRLEALKGRHGVRGTLDAADAVDADYVIIAVKPQEFDKAASAIAGKLPPAATVVSIMAGVSVARIREALKHKAIVRTAPNTPAQVGEGMTVWTATPEVGESAQADVAAILDSMGRQLFVPDERYVDMAIAVSASGPGFVLLLIEAMIDGAVHIGVPRDQATEMVLQTFAGTARMAQETGRHPADLKNMVTSPGGTTTEGLLVLEGAGVRAALIEAIAEAYNKSKALGG
- a CDS encoding YggT family protein, coding for MIGLIVAYVAYVLVLLIFARAIISWFPNIDTRNPLVDFLFQVTEPILAPIRSIMPRTVIDFSPMIASFILIFVAQIAAGAS